From a region of the Leishmania major strain Friedlin complete genome, chromosome 32 genome:
- a CDS encoding putative ATP-dependent RNA helicase, producing MGIKGRRKKLRQREELARQQQAQGCGSVDDDEAEGVGDGLASRVVAMGDGPFRLPVDAMGQLKMKKSDFFRMQDMEVLEQMQEEHQCRRKQSQFGALVAGGGSASRKRRRGAAEDSVVDVAEEVEKSYLGHQYAHEDLFEDPKGATSGHQSTTLSSATAGAPGDRGSAQTRKGRDASSKAEVLDNQEEEQVDLIQQRRKAAHGAAFCHPLIGLDPVVVDALQKNGFHRMTRIQERSIPYALEGYDLLGQARTGSGKTLAFCVPLLHLAKNTANKYPHATVGLLLAPTKELCVQTHSVLSTLCKHIAAVPVTAGGAQFHVQLITGGTKVSEERRRLMSGMASIVVGTPGRIHDHVLHCKGWDLSRLRLLVLDEADRMLADGFQRDLDAVITRIPKGRQTFLFSATNSKSVHELARLSLSRLPLFVGTAGDAPSVVDMGDAETAEASASMAPYRVYHDPDEDGEEVEDKEHGRKDEGDTDPCSEDAAGEADAIPSTLRQFGYIVPSQDRLRALYTFVKQVARRAKAMVFCSTVASAIFHCQMMGSVGFHDDTVMLHGHMKHRQRVQTFQMFTEWKTGVLFCTDVAARGLDIPHVSWILQYDPPLDPTEYIHRIGRTARAGTVGSSLLFLTPEEAPFVRYLANYGIHMEKYPMPEKLPRIQEKLEHVLQLDEVVAKSAVTAFRAHVGAYQSHILKETFDVHRLDLEALSKAFALTAVPHVTLPRNTEEEKRKEYIKGRLKSLNRRRLDALRHYEANKTRPQWENGTFVGVSRPFMN from the coding sequence ATGGGCATCAAGGGACGCCGAAAAAAGCTGCGCCAACGTGAGGAGctggcacggcagcagcaagcgcagGGGTGCGGCAGtgtggacgacgacgaggctgAGGGCGTCGGCGACGGTCTTGCTAGCAGGGTCGTTGCGATGGGCGACGGCCCCTTTCGCCTCCCTGTGGATGCCATGGGCCAGCTGAAGATGAAGAAGAGTGACTTTTTCCGAATGCAAGACatggaggtgctggagcagATGCAGGAGGAGCATCAGTGCCGTCGGAAGCAGTCGCAGTTCGGGGCGCTGGTggccggtggcggcagcgccagtcgcaagcggcgccgcggcgctgcggaagACTCCGTGGTGGATGTTGCGGAAGAAGTGGAGAAGAGCTACCTCGGGCACCAATATGCGCACGAAGATCTGTTCGAGGACCCGAAGGGCGCCACATCCGGCCATCAGTCGACGACGCTATCCTCCGCAACAGCTGGCGCACCAGGCGACAGAGGTTCAGCTCAGACACGCAAGGGAAGGGACGCATCTTCGAAGGCTGAAGTGCTCGACAATCAGGAGGAGGAACAGGTGGATCTTatccagcagcggcgcaaggCCGCCCACGGCGCCGCCTTCTGCCATCCACTGATCGGCCTCGACCCTGTTGTCGTCGATGCCCTGCAGAAAAATGGCTTCCACCGCATGACCCGCATCCAGGAGCGCAGCATCCCGTACGCGCTGGAGGGCTACGACCTTCTCGGTCAGGCGCGTACCGGCTCTGGCAAAACTCTCGCCTTCTGCGTACCGCTTCTCCACCTAGCCAAGAACACGGCAAACAAATACCCACACGCCACTGtagggctgctgctggccccCACCAAAGAGCTGTGCGTGCAGACGCACTCGGTTCTGTCGACGTTGTGTAAGCACATTGCAGCCGTGCCGGTCACCGCTGGTGGGGCTCAGTTTCACGTGCAGCTCATTACGGGTGGCACGAAGGTCAGCGAGGAGCGCCGGCGTCTCATGTCGGGGATGGCGTCCATCGTCGTTGGCACACCTGGCCGAATCCATGATCACGTTCTCCATTGCAAGGGGTGGGACTTGTCGCGACTGCGCCTTCTCGTGCTGGATGAGGCGGACCGCATGCTGGCTGACGGCTTCCAGCGCGACCTCGACGCCGTCATCACACGCATCCCGAAGGGGCGGCAGACGTTCTTGTTCTCGGCCACCAACTCCAAGTCGGTGCATGAGCTtgcccgcctctccctctcgcgtCTTCCGCTCTTCGTTGGCACCGCTGGCGATGCCCCTTCTGTGGTGGACATGGGCGACGCTGAGACAGCAGAGGCAAGCGCGAGCATGGCACCCTACCGCGTGTATCACGACcccgacgaggacggcgaaGAAGTGGAGGACAAGGAGCACGGGCGCAAGGATGAGGGCGATACCGATCCCTGCAGCGAGGACGCCGCCGGAGAAGCGGACGCGATTCCATCGACGCTGCGCCAATTCGGTTACATTGTGCCGTCGCAAGACCGCCTGCGTGCGCTGTACACCTTTGTGAAGCAGGTGGCGCGCCGTGCGAAGGCAATGGTCTTCTGCTCCACCGTCGCGAGTGCCATCTTTCACTGCCAGATGATGGGCTCCGTTGGGTTCCACGATGACACTGTGATGCTGCACGGCCACATgaagcaccgccagcgtgtgcAGACGTTTCAAATGTTCACCGAGTGGAAGACAGGGGTGCTATTCTGCACCGATGTCGCAGCGCGTGGTCTGGACATCCCGCACGTGTCGTGGATTCTCCAGTACGACCCGCCTTTGGATCCGACGGAGTATATCCACCGCATCGGACGCACGGCGCGCGCCGGCACTGTGGGTAGctcgcttctctttctcacGCCCGAAGAGGCGCCGTTTGTGCGCTACCTCGCCAACTACGGCATCCACATGGAGAAGTATCCCATGCCAGAGAAACTGCCACGCATCCAGGAAAAGCTGGAgcacgtgctgcagctggacgAGGTGGTCGCCAAGAGCGCTGTGACGGCGTTTCGCGCACACGTTGGTGCCTATCAGAGCCATATCCTAAAGGAAACCTTCGATGTGCACCGGCTGGACCTCGAAGCGTTGTCCAAGGCATTCGCGCTGACTGCGGTGCCGCATGTGACGCTGCCTCGtaacacggaggaggagaagcggaagGAGTACATCAAAGGTCGGCTCAAGTCGCTGAACCGGCGCCGCTTggacgcgctgcgccactACGAGGCCAACAAGACGCGTCCACAATGGGAAAACGGGACTTTCGTTGGTGTCTCACGTCCTTTCATGAACTGA
- a CDS encoding putative methionyl-tRNA formyltransferase produces the protein MRCIVANALRCSKAGSSRGDTGDVQWPSLAAASSSQGRRAAKDEEAMAEVDAFVRDHITVVCPALPRGMTPEEAAKKFTRQYPVVRYCVEHGLPIIPVDDPKSLSLSALLKEMLASRKDVTTSTTGSHAHHLYRSPPMPSHRASHALPSSPRCGAGALLPPANGKPNTKGSSPSSASSATPHTWVAQGRSLADYDLTVVVSFRYFLPKRLLRVLPPVINMHPSLLPRYRGASPIFTALCRNETLGGVSITQMKPEQTAMDSGNVLWQCEVPIPLDMDIRLYFPLVTQIGAAGLCDLIFGEAPPAWRPSATTGVVSVLAPPSLSARPSASWSHGCSRSQSQTHQDGVDCRSTKAKSTNGATSPSWFALRQRSLTPLVHRPGGRGAAPGSATSHGTHMLTNTLFSATKLPFLSSLPASSENCSAVRVRQMVHTLDDTTLRHGLGNSEESPSTNGADVCHPRCCQPWMTLCRAPTLITPEAVHAASRTLRSLFFQNVGSPPNAAAAAPAIPACSAAAPAECKGAPVSKKTVSLSAAAEMGVTTTMKCAEVFPASVLSPYCDWPDSFTYSWKFAQVQAYPTYADFSEDPYHAPLLPKDAAVIRFSSMDAAEAFGVWRAFVGGDYFQPSVNATLDKGSTPVRNQLVHRALRRILLKRAKSQGTLQQYSECAEARHEKMSAATVTLASEDSDVPVGVVAGKHVDLDIFSPAGLQLLTEAENTLRIPCTFTQVVNPVLAPACVCEELAEVERSGHPQRGASTCMRQHQSQQPHRCVRFYRAPAAIFRSLLSSRTSDSAAQETTRRARYRSVLAVNERGTAGTDGTHLPLRQQPYEAAGEGTVPHSTTTSPRAASLTAAEKGQRQPGHGHSRAGGVATAVQTEEPGEDEEAPEDYVPEVIHAAPPTQHHVHIPPGTGYFLQCDESYGAIKCKEGWFLWKEAHMKWANKAQPAVLIRKGLAMKTGVLYVGLFSEYS, from the coding sequence ATGCGCTGCATCGTGGCAAatgcgctgcggtgctcgaaggcaggcagcagccgtggcgaCACAGGTGATGTGCAGTGGCCATCCTTggctgcagcgtcgtcatcgcaGGGACGGCGCGCGGCCAAGGACGAAGAAGCCATGGCAGAGGTGGACGCATTCGTGCGTGATCACATCACAGTGGTGTGTCCGGCGCTTCCGCGCGGCATGACGCCGGAGGAGGCAGCCAAGAAGTTCACGCGCCAGTACCCAGTGGTGCGGTACTGCGTCGAGCACGGATTGCCAATCATCCCCGTGGATGACCCGAAGTCGCTGTCGCTGAGCGCCTTGCTGAAGGAGATGCTGGCCAGCAGGAAAGACGTGACAACCAGTACGACAGGCTCACACGCGCATCACCTTTACAGGAGCCCCCCTATGCCGAGCCACCGGGCCTCACATGCGctgccgtcatcgccgcgctgcggagcCGGCGCTCTTTTGCCCCCAGCGAATGGCAAGCCCAACACTAAGGGCTCTTCGCCATCTTCTGCGTCCTCTGCGACTCCGCACACATGGGTCGCACAGGGGCGTTCACTGGCGGACTACGACCTCACTGTTGTTGTCTCTTTCCGCTACTTCCTGCCGAAGCGcctgctgcgtgtgctgccaCCCGTGATCAATATGCACCCCTCGCTGCTCCCGCGCTACCGTGGTGCCAGCCCCATCTTCACTGCACTGTGTCGCAACGAGACGTTGGGCGGCGTGAGCATCACTCAGATGAAACCCGAGCAGACGGCAATGGACTCGGGGAACGTGCTCTGGCAGTGCGAGGTGCCCATCCCCCTCGACATGGACATTCGCTTGTACTTCCCGCTGGTCACCCAGATCGGTGCCGCTGGCCTATGCGACCTTATATTTGGCGAAGCTCCACCAGCATGGCGGCCATCAGCGACGACCGGCGTCGTTTCTGTGCTTGCGCCCCCCTCGCTCTCAGCGCGGCCGTCCGCGTCATGGTCCCACGGCTGCAGCCGTAGTCAATCACAAACTCACCAAGACGGCGTCGACTGTCGTTCGACCAAGGCTAAATCCACCAACGGCGCCACATCACCGTCGTGGTTTGCGCTGCGTCAGCGCAGTCTGACACCGCTCGTGCACCGTcccggcggccgcggcgcggcgccgggcTCGGCTACGtcgcacggcacacacatgcTGACGAATACGCTCTTCAGCGCCACCAAGCTGCCGTTCTTGTCGTCCTTGCCAGCCTCGTCGGAGAACTGCTCCGCGGTGCGCGTTCGCCAAATGGTGCACACGTTAGATGACACGACTCTGCGTCACGGCCTTGGTAACTCTGAAGAATCTCCCAGCACAAATGGTGCAGATGTGTGCCACCCCCGCTGCTGTCAACCCTGGATGACGCTGTGCCGTGCCCCCACCCTTATCACCCCCGAGGCGGTGCACGCCGCCAGCAGAACGCTTCGTTCGTTATTCTTCCAGAATGTGGGGAGCCCTCCtaatgctgctgctgctgcaccggcaaTACCGGCTTGCAgtgccgcggcaccggcagaGTGCAAAGGCGCGCCAGTGAGCAAGAAGACGGTCTCTCTcagtgcggcagcggagatgGGCGTCACAACCACCATGAAGTGCGCGGAGGTCTTCCCAGCGTCGGTGCTGAGCCCGTACTGCGACTGGCCAGACAGCTTTACGTACAGCTGGAAGTTTGCGCAGGTGCAGGCGTATCCCACCTACGCCGACTTCTCCGAGGATCCCTACCATGCACCTCTGTTGCCGAAGGATGCAGCAGTGATTCGCTTCAGTAGTATGGACGCAGCCGAAGCGTTCGGTGTCTGGCGCGCCTTCGTCGGCGGGGACTACTTCCAGCCCTCGGTGAATGCCACGCTCGACAAGGGTAGCACCCCGGTGCGCAACCAGCTAGTGCACCGCGCGTTGCGGCGGATTCTGCTCAAGCGTGCCAAGTCGCAGGGCACTTTGCAGCAGTACAGCGAGTGCGCGGAAGCAAGGCACGAAAAGATGTCGGCTGCCACAGTGACCTTGGCTAGCGAGGACAGCGACGTTCCCGTCGGCGTCGTGGCAGGCAAACATGTTGACCTGGACATCTTCAGCCCTGCAGGCCTTCAGCTGCtcacggaggcggagaacaCACTACGCATTCCCTGCACCTTCACACAAGTGGTGAACCCGGTACTGGCaccggcgtgcgtgtgcgaagAGTTGGCTGAGGTGGAGCGAAGCGGACATCCGCAGAGGGGGGCGTCCACGTGCATGCGTCAGCACCAGTCACAGCAACCTCATCGATGCGTCCGCTTTTAccgtgcaccggcggctATTTTTCGTTCACTGCTATCCAGCCGTaccagcgacagcgctgcgcaggagACGACACGGCGGGCTAGATACCGGTCTGTCCTTGCGGTGAACGAGCGCGGCACGGCAGGCACAGATGGCACACACCTGCCCTTGCGGCAGCAACCCTACGAGGCAGCTGGCGAAGGCACCGTCCCTCATTCAACCACAACGtcacctcgcgcagcttcttTAACTGCGGCTGAGaaggggcagcggcagccgggTCATGGCCACTCGCGTGCCGGTGGTGTAGCTACGGCAGTGCAAACAGAGGAGCCgggggaggacgaggaggcacCGGAGGACTACGTGCCGGAGGTCATccacgccgcaccgccgacgcagcaccACGTCCACATCCCTCCCGGCACCGGCTACTTTCTTCAGTGTGACGAAAGCTACGGCGCCATAAAGTGCAAGGAAGGGTGGTTCCTCTGGAAGGAGGCTCATATGAAGTGGGCGAACAAGGCGCAGCCGGCTGTCCTCATCCGGAAAGGCCTGGCCATGAAGACAGGTGTGCTGTACGTCGGACTCTTCTCCGAATACTCGTAG